The Pseudomonas eucalypticola genome has a window encoding:
- a CDS encoding sugar ABC transporter substrate-binding protein — MAVSLASGAALADLKVGVAMSQFDDTWLTYLREDMGAKAKSVPEGVTLQFEDARGDVVKQLSQVESFISQKVDAIIVNPVDTAATARITKEATDAGIPLIYVNRSPDDRKIPAGVVVVASDDIKAGEMQGQYLADKLGGKGNVVILLGDLANNSTQGRTKGVKEILAKYPGIKIDQEQSGTWLRQKGMDLVNDWITQGRKFDAVFSNNDEMAIGAAMALKQAGVKEGSVLIGGVDGTPDGLNAVKKGDLAVSVYQDAKGQADAAVDAAVKMAHKQPVEQWVWVPFQLITAANADQFKH; from the coding sequence ATGGCCGTGTCCCTGGCCAGCGGCGCCGCCCTGGCCGACCTCAAGGTTGGCGTGGCCATGTCGCAATTCGATGACACCTGGTTGACCTACCTGCGCGAAGACATGGGCGCCAAGGCCAAATCCGTGCCCGAAGGGGTCACCCTGCAGTTTGAAGATGCCCGGGGCGATGTGGTCAAGCAGCTCAGCCAGGTGGAAAGCTTCATCAGTCAGAAGGTCGATGCCATCATCGTCAACCCCGTCGACACCGCAGCGACCGCGCGCATCACCAAAGAGGCCACCGACGCCGGCATACCCCTCATCTACGTCAACCGCAGCCCTGACGACCGCAAGATTCCAGCGGGGGTGGTGGTAGTGGCCTCTGACGACATCAAGGCCGGTGAAATGCAGGGCCAGTATCTGGCCGATAAGCTGGGAGGCAAAGGTAACGTGGTGATCCTGCTGGGCGACCTGGCCAACAACTCGACCCAGGGGCGCACCAAGGGTGTGAAAGAGATTCTGGCCAAATACCCAGGCATCAAGATCGACCAGGAACAGAGTGGTACCTGGCTGCGGCAGAAGGGCATGGACCTGGTCAACGACTGGATCACCCAGGGCCGCAAGTTCGATGCAGTGTTCTCCAACAATGACGAAATGGCCATTGGTGCCGCGATGGCCCTCAAACAGGCTGGGGTGAAGGAGGGGAGTGTGCTGATTGGCGGTGTCGATGGCACGCCCGACGGCCTGAACGCCGTGAAGAAAGGTGACCTGGCGGTTTCAGTGTATCAGGACGCCAAAGGCCAGGCCGATGCCGCCGTGGACGCAGCTGTGAAGATGGCCCACAAGCAGCCCGTCGAACAATGGGTGTGGGTACCGTTCCAGTTGATCACGGCCGCTAACGCCGACCAGTTCAAACACTGA
- a CDS encoding Gfo/Idh/MocA family oxidoreductase, which translates to MRIGLVGYGRGGRVFHAPLLASLGNATWVGVVTRSPQRRAQLAVDYPGVPAFDTLAQLVAAGVDAVVISTSLKGRPGLVLEAIEHGVAVVSDKPFAADAEQARVLVDAAERQAVPLSVYQNRRWDSDFLTVRKLLDTGVLGRVHRFESAMERFEPDNVGNDSGGGWLRDLGSHLVDQALLLFGPVSQVYAELEQQPQHSVDHGFFMSLTHASGVVSHLYGHALQSAPRPRFRVSGEHGSYCVDGLDVQSEQAEAGLTPASAGDTWGVEEHRRWGWFEQGQEREKVPSERGNWPQFYQQLQAAIDQGGPLPVDARDAVQALVVLDAARRSADQREVVTLEVATKF; encoded by the coding sequence ATGCGTATCGGACTTGTAGGGTATGGCCGGGGTGGCCGTGTGTTCCATGCACCCCTGCTGGCGTCGCTGGGCAACGCCACCTGGGTGGGGGTGGTGACCCGTTCGCCGCAGCGGCGGGCACAGTTGGCGGTCGATTACCCCGGTGTGCCGGCCTTTGACACCCTCGCGCAGTTGGTGGCGGCGGGGGTGGACGCGGTGGTGATCTCGACGTCGCTCAAAGGCCGCCCTGGCCTGGTGCTCGAAGCGATCGAGCATGGGGTGGCGGTGGTCAGCGACAAGCCGTTCGCAGCCGACGCTGAACAGGCGCGAGTGCTGGTGGACGCCGCCGAGCGCCAGGCGGTGCCGCTGAGCGTGTACCAGAACCGGCGCTGGGACTCGGATTTTCTCACCGTGCGCAAGTTGCTGGACACGGGTGTGCTGGGCCGGGTGCATCGCTTCGAGTCGGCCATGGAGCGTTTCGAACCTGACAATGTCGGCAACGACAGTGGGGGTGGCTGGCTGCGTGATCTGGGCAGCCATCTGGTCGACCAGGCGCTGTTGCTGTTCGGCCCGGTCAGCCAGGTCTACGCCGAACTGGAACAACAGCCCCAGCACAGTGTGGACCATGGTTTCTTCATGTCCTTGACCCACGCCAGCGGGGTCGTCAGCCACTTGTACGGCCACGCGCTGCAAAGCGCGCCGCGGCCGCGGTTCCGGGTCAGCGGCGAGCACGGCAGCTATTGTGTCGATGGCCTGGACGTGCAAAGCGAGCAAGCGGAGGCCGGGCTTACCCCGGCCAGCGCCGGCGACACTTGGGGGGTGGAGGAACACCGCCGCTGGGGCTGGTTCGAGCAGGGCCAGGAACGGGAAAAAGTCCCCTCCGAACGGGGCAATTGGCCGCAGTTCTATCAGCAGTTGCAGGCGGCCATCGACCAGGGCGGGCCGTTGCCAGTGGACGCCCGCGACGCGGTGCAGGCCCTGGTGGTGCTGGACGCTGCCCGGCGCAGTGCCGACCAGCGCGAGGTGGTTACGCTGGAGGTTGCAACAAAATTCTAA
- the iolD gene encoding 3D-(3,5/4)-trihydroxycyclohexane-1,2-dione acylhydrolase (decyclizing) has product MSTTRLTMAQALVRFLDNQYIEVDGVQSKFVEGVFTIFGHGNVLGLGQALEQDGGQLVVHQGRNEQGMAHAAIGFAKQHLRRKIYACTSSVGPGAANMLTAAATATANRIPLLLLPGDVYASRQPDPVLQQIEQFHDLSISTNDAFKAVSKYWDRINRPEQLISAALQAMRVLTDPAETGAVTLALPQDVQAEAHDYPDSFLARRVHRVDRRPPVDAAIADAAALLAGKRKPLIICGGGVKYAGAGDTLQAFAERFDIPFAETQAGKGTLVSSHPLNVGGIGETGCLAANQLALEADLIIGIGTRYTDFTTSSKWLYQNPEVQFLNLNVNSADVLKLDAVQVLGDAKLALQQLADPLARQGYRAAWGNQVIEARAQLHAEVERVYNRGYSSQDFVPEVVDGLDPAVLREFIELTGSALTQSQVLGVINRQIDADAVVVAAAGSLPGDLQRVWQTRSANSYHVEYGYSCMGYEVNAALGVKLAEPQREVYALVGDGSYLMLHSELVTSIQERRKINVLLLDNMTFGCINNLQMGNGMGSFGTEFRYRNPETGRLDGSFMPVDYAMSAAAYGCKTYKVSTLEQLHAALIDARQQTVSTLIDIKVLPKTMVHGYLSWWRVGVAQVSNSARTAEVRRSQDEHLAQARQY; this is encoded by the coding sequence ATGAGCACGACACGATTGACCATGGCCCAGGCCCTGGTGCGTTTCCTGGACAACCAGTACATCGAAGTGGACGGCGTGCAGAGCAAATTCGTCGAAGGCGTGTTCACTATTTTCGGCCACGGCAACGTACTGGGCCTTGGCCAGGCCCTGGAGCAGGACGGTGGCCAACTGGTGGTGCACCAGGGCCGCAACGAGCAGGGCATGGCCCACGCCGCCATCGGTTTCGCCAAGCAGCACCTGCGCCGCAAAATCTATGCCTGCACCTCATCGGTGGGGCCAGGGGCGGCGAACATGCTGACCGCAGCGGCTACCGCCACGGCCAACCGTATCCCCTTGCTGTTGCTGCCGGGCGACGTCTACGCCAGCCGCCAACCCGACCCGGTGTTGCAGCAGATCGAACAGTTCCATGACCTGAGCATCAGCACCAACGATGCCTTCAAGGCCGTGAGCAAATACTGGGACCGCATCAACCGGCCCGAGCAACTGATCAGCGCGGCGCTGCAGGCCATGCGCGTACTCACCGACCCGGCCGAGACCGGTGCCGTGACCTTGGCGCTGCCCCAGGACGTGCAGGCCGAGGCCCATGACTACCCCGACAGTTTCCTCGCCCGGCGGGTGCACCGCGTGGACCGTCGCCCGCCGGTGGACGCCGCTATCGCCGACGCCGCCGCGTTGCTGGCTGGCAAGCGCAAACCGCTGATCATCTGCGGCGGCGGGGTCAAGTATGCCGGCGCCGGGGACACCCTGCAGGCCTTCGCCGAACGCTTCGACATTCCCTTTGCCGAAACCCAGGCGGGCAAAGGCACCCTGGTCTCCAGCCACCCGCTGAATGTGGGCGGCATTGGCGAAACCGGCTGCCTGGCCGCTAACCAGTTGGCCCTGGAGGCCGATCTGATCATCGGCATCGGCACCCGCTACACCGATTTCACCACGTCCTCCAAGTGGTTGTACCAGAACCCCGAGGTGCAGTTTCTCAACCTCAACGTCAACAGCGCCGACGTGCTCAAGCTGGACGCCGTGCAGGTACTGGGCGATGCCAAGCTGGCCCTGCAGCAGTTGGCCGACCCCTTGGCACGCCAGGGCTACCGTGCCGCCTGGGGTAACCAGGTGATCGAGGCGCGCGCGCAGTTGCACGCTGAGGTGGAGCGTGTCTACAACCGTGGCTACAGCAGTCAGGATTTCGTGCCGGAAGTGGTCGATGGCCTGGACCCGGCCGTGCTGCGTGAGTTCATCGAGCTGACGGGCTCTGCGCTGACCCAGAGTCAGGTGCTGGGCGTGATCAACCGCCAGATCGACGCCGACGCCGTGGTGGTCGCGGCAGCGGGCAGCCTGCCCGGCGACCTGCAACGTGTGTGGCAGACCCGCAGTGCCAACAGTTACCACGTGGAATACGGTTATTCGTGCATGGGCTACGAGGTCAACGCCGCCCTGGGGGTGAAACTGGCCGAGCCTCAGCGGGAGGTCTATGCACTGGTGGGGGACGGCTCTTACCTGATGCTGCATTCGGAACTGGTCACTTCCATTCAGGAACGGCGCAAGATCAACGTGCTGTTGCTGGACAACATGACCTTCGGCTGTATCAACAACCTGCAGATGGGCAATGGCATGGGCAGCTTCGGTACCGAATTCCGTTACCGCAACCCCGAGACCGGGCGCCTGGATGGCAGCTTCATGCCCGTGGACTACGCCATGAGCGCCGCGGCCTATGGCTGCAAGACCTACAAGGTCAGTACCCTGGAGCAGTTGCACGCGGCGCTGATCGACGCCCGTCAGCAGACGGTGTCGACCCTCATCGATATCAAGGTGCTGCCCAAGACCATGGTCCACGGTTACCTGTCCTGGTGGCGGGTGGGCGTCGCGCAAGTGTCCAACAGCGCCCGTACGGCCGAGGTTCGGCGCAGCCAGGACGAACACCTGGCGCAAGCGCGCCAGTATTGA
- a CDS encoding TIM barrel protein: protein MRQPLRFALNRMVAPHLPLADFIDLAVALNADAIEIRNDLKGVEIEDGTPPEQVRDLCAAHGIRVLSINALYPFDVWNDERRAQALKLAAYARDCGATGLVMCPLNEQGDSRAAAARAAGLRTALTALAPILREHGLLGFVEPLGFEQSALRRKGQAVEAIKAIGGLDVFRLVHDTFHHHLAGEQAFFPALTGLVHISGVEDAEAPLASIQDGHRVLIGEHDILGNAAQIDSLLSSGYDGYVSWEPFAASVHGLADIRQALGRSMNYLSQQLP, encoded by the coding sequence ATGCGCCAGCCCCTGCGTTTCGCCCTCAACCGCATGGTTGCCCCCCACCTGCCACTGGCCGACTTCATCGACCTGGCCGTGGCCCTCAACGCCGATGCCATCGAGATTCGCAACGACCTCAAGGGGGTCGAGATCGAAGATGGCACGCCGCCGGAGCAGGTGCGCGACCTGTGTGCCGCCCACGGCATCCGCGTACTGTCGATCAACGCCCTGTACCCCTTTGACGTATGGAATGACGAGCGCCGTGCCCAGGCCCTGAAATTGGCGGCCTACGCTCGTGACTGTGGTGCTACCGGCCTGGTGATGTGCCCGCTCAACGAGCAGGGCGATAGCCGCGCCGCCGCCGCCCGCGCTGCCGGCCTGCGCACAGCGCTCACGGCGTTGGCGCCCATTCTGCGTGAACATGGCTTGCTGGGCTTTGTCGAGCCCCTGGGTTTCGAACAGTCGGCGTTGCGGCGCAAAGGCCAGGCCGTGGAGGCGATCAAGGCCATCGGCGGCCTGGACGTGTTCCGCCTGGTGCACGACACCTTCCACCACCACCTGGCAGGTGAACAGGCGTTCTTCCCGGCGCTCACCGGGCTGGTGCACATCAGCGGCGTGGAAGACGCCGAGGCGCCGCTCGCCAGCATCCAGGACGGGCACCGCGTGCTGATCGGCGAACACGACATCCTCGGCAACGCCGCGCAGATCGACAGCCTGCTCAGCAGTGGCTATGACGGCTACGTGTCATGGGAGCCGTTCGCCGCGAGCGTCCATGGCTTGGCCGATATTCGCCAGGCGCTGGGGCGGAGCATGAATTACCTGAGCCAGCAGCTTCCCTGA
- the iolB gene encoding 5-deoxy-glucuronate isomerase: MSLLVKSHQQGQEVVRLADNTLEYVGFSAHRLSLGESLPLAAGDKELCVVILTGRASLSGEAPVQGAFTWDNLGERQSVFEDKSPWAVYLPTGSQARLEALSDMQVAVCAAPGAPVGELNARLITPQSMKRSSRGKGANTRYVCDILPDTEVAHSLLVVEVRTPSGHSSSYPPHKHDRDALPEESFLEETYYHQVNPPQGFVFQRVYTDDRRVDQTMAVENNDLVVVPEGYHPVSVPYGYENYYLNVMAGPKRVWQFYNDPQHAWLLDL; the protein is encoded by the coding sequence ATGAGCCTGCTGGTCAAGAGTCATCAACAGGGCCAGGAAGTGGTACGCCTGGCCGACAATACCCTGGAATACGTAGGCTTCAGTGCCCACCGCCTGAGCCTGGGTGAAAGCCTGCCCCTGGCGGCCGGTGACAAGGAGCTGTGCGTGGTGATTCTCACCGGCCGCGCCAGCCTCAGTGGCGAAGCGCCGGTCCAGGGTGCGTTCACCTGGGACAACCTGGGCGAGCGCCAGTCGGTGTTCGAAGACAAGTCGCCCTGGGCGGTGTACCTGCCCACCGGCAGCCAGGCGCGCCTGGAAGCATTGAGCGACATGCAAGTGGCGGTGTGCGCGGCACCTGGCGCGCCAGTGGGTGAGTTGAACGCGCGGCTCATCACGCCCCAGAGCATGAAGCGCAGCAGCCGCGGCAAGGGTGCCAACACCCGCTACGTCTGCGACATCCTGCCCGACACCGAGGTGGCCCATTCGCTGCTGGTCGTGGAGGTGCGCACGCCGTCGGGCCACAGCTCCAGCTACCCACCGCACAAGCATGACCGCGATGCACTGCCCGAGGAGAGCTTCCTGGAAGAGACCTATTACCACCAGGTCAACCCGCCCCAGGGTTTTGTCTTCCAGCGGGTTTACACCGACGACCGCCGCGTCGACCAGACCATGGCCGTGGAAAACAACGACCTGGTGGTGGTGCCCGAGGGGTATCACCCGGTGAGCGTGCCGTATGGCTACGAGAACTATTACCTGAACGTGATGGCGGGGCCAAAGCGCGTCTGGCAGTTCTACAACGACCCGCAGCACGCCTGGCTGCTGGACCTTTGA